The proteins below are encoded in one region of Labilibaculum sp. DW002:
- a CDS encoding YitT family protein, which produces MKNIFKTTDLKESLRSYFIIAIGLFIGSVGWTGFLIPSEIVGGGVTGMATIIYFVTGFKVGYSVFIINSVLLLASLRVLGFSFGLKTIYGIFVISFFLWLFQSIITEPLVSDRFMCAIIGGIMAGASAGIILSQGGSTGGTDIIAMMINKYRNYSPGQLLLTLDLIIISSSYFISNSIEQVVYGFVAMGVSAYCVDMAIEGAKQSVQIFIFTKKHEEIRNEVVLNLDQGLTVLEAKGGYSQQDVKVLMLLAKKKDSQAILKMVKIVDPDAFISMGSVMGVYGQGFDKIKS; this is translated from the coding sequence ATGAAAAATATATTTAAAACAACAGATTTAAAAGAATCATTGCGGTCCTACTTTATAATTGCAATAGGTTTGTTTATTGGATCTGTTGGTTGGACAGGTTTCTTAATTCCATCAGAAATTGTAGGTGGTGGGGTTACTGGTATGGCTACGATTATCTATTTTGTGACCGGTTTTAAGGTTGGATATTCTGTTTTTATTATAAATTCAGTACTCCTTTTAGCATCTTTAAGAGTATTAGGCTTCAGTTTTGGACTTAAGACCATTTATGGAATATTCGTGATTTCATTTTTTCTTTGGCTATTTCAGTCAATAATAACGGAGCCTTTGGTTTCTGACCGATTTATGTGTGCTATAATTGGTGGTATTATGGCTGGAGCAAGTGCTGGTATTATACTATCGCAAGGTGGAAGTACCGGAGGTACCGATATCATTGCCATGATGATTAATAAATATCGAAATTACAGCCCAGGTCAACTTCTTTTAACTCTGGATCTGATTATTATCTCTTCATCATATTTTATCTCAAATTCCATTGAGCAAGTAGTCTATGGTTTTGTAGCTATGGGAGTGAGTGCTTATTGTGTTGATATGGCGATTGAAGGAGCTAAACAATCTGTTCAAATTTTTATTTTCACCAAAAAGCATGAAGAAATTCGTAATGAAGTTGTTTTAAATCTTGATCAAGGATTAACGGTTCTAGAGGCCAAAGGTGGCTACTCTCAACAAGATGTAAAAGTTTTGATGCTTTTAGCAAAGAAGAAAGATTCGCAAGCTATACTTAAAATGGTAAAAATTGTAGACCCAGACGCTTTCATATCTATGGGATCGGTAATGGGTGTATACGGACAAGGATTCGATAAGATAAAGTCTTAA
- a CDS encoding YitT family protein: MKFSIAEAKSYLIITLGLCIYSFGWTAFLIPSEIVAGGVGGIGTIIYYASGETIPVGYSFFVINIFLILIALKVLGSRFGIKTIFGIIVGSVLLYFQQQWITEPLVDEKFMASIIGGILAGVGIGITLTQGGSTGGTDIVAMMINKYRNIGPGRVILYIDIFIIASSYIIFEDISTIVYGYVEMGVAAYTIDMMISGSKQSAQLFIMSTKYEEVAEMLSEETGRGISMLHSTGWYTRKDTMMLMIVVRKHETQYIFRVVKELDPKAFITMGSVMGVFGEGFEEIRA; the protein is encoded by the coding sequence ATGAAATTTTCAATCGCTGAAGCGAAATCCTATCTTATTATTACCTTAGGATTATGCATCTATAGTTTTGGTTGGACTGCTTTTTTAATTCCATCTGAAATTGTGGCAGGAGGAGTTGGAGGTATCGGAACCATCATTTACTATGCCTCGGGAGAAACCATCCCTGTTGGTTATTCCTTTTTTGTAATTAATATTTTCTTGATTTTAATTGCCTTGAAAGTTCTGGGTAGTCGTTTTGGAATCAAAACAATTTTTGGGATTATTGTAGGTTCTGTTTTGTTATACTTTCAGCAGCAATGGATTACGGAACCTTTAGTAGATGAGAAATTTATGGCGAGTATCATTGGTGGTATTTTAGCTGGTGTTGGTATTGGAATTACGTTAACACAAGGCGGAAGTACAGGTGGAACCGATATTGTTGCCATGATGATTAACAAGTATCGAAATATTGGCCCTGGTAGAGTCATACTCTATATCGATATTTTTATCATTGCTTCTTCCTATATTATCTTTGAGGATATTTCAACAATTGTGTATGGTTATGTGGAAATGGGTGTGGCAGCTTATACCATCGATATGATGATATCTGGTTCTAAGCAATCGGCTCAGCTTTTTATCATGTCAACCAAATATGAAGAGGTTGCAGAAATGCTTAGCGAGGAAACAGGTAGAGGTATATCAATGCTTCACAGTACTGGTTGGTACACTCGAAAAGATACAATGATGTTAATGATCGTTGTGCGTAAGCATGAAACACAATATATCTTTAGAGTTGTTAAAGAACTTGATCCAAAAGCTTTTATTACTATGGGGTCAGTAATGGGCGTATTTGGAGAAGGATTCGAAGAAATAAGAGCATAA